The Paramormyrops kingsleyae isolate MSU_618 chromosome 20, PKINGS_0.4, whole genome shotgun sequence genome contains the following window.
AGACGGGGAGGAATTTCAACACGAAGAAGAAAATCAAGGCACTTGACTGGCCGGGAAACTCTCTGGATCTAAACCCTATAGAGAATCTGTGGTCAGTCGGTAAGCAGGGCCTTCGGGGAATGGACTGTACCACAAAAGATAAGCTTATTCAGGCATAATTCTACTATGGTACAGGGATCCCAAAATCATCAAAGACGGCTCCAAAGTGTTAGATTCTATGCAAAATTGCATCTAAATGCTACTAAAGAAATAAGGAGGTCATATTATATCTTGAAATGTTGATATTTTTTAACatatttcaattaatttgcacGAGGGTGTGCTTGCTGGACTGTTTCCTGCATTTGTAACAGAAGTCACTCTAAACTTCTGTATGGCTCCAGCCTTGAGTTTCACAAAGAAGAGAgcagaggttttagaaccaatCATCCAGGAAATGTGTATCCTTGCAgctgaataacaaaaaaatctgctttgcACAAAGGAGAAAGGACAAATTCTTGTTTATCTTCTTTTGGTAGCTAAACGCTATATTGTATTTTCTGAGCACAAAGATGTTTTGAACTGTTGCTTAAAGTGGAGAAATAGTTAGCTTAATGAAGTAAGAGGTCATGTATTTTCTAGCTGAATAATGCTGTGTTAAACTCTGGCTGATGTCTGTTATCTTGCAGGTGATTCAGTTTTATCTCTTTCTCCTTCCAAAGTGTTTTTTTATGCAGCATCAGCTGAAATATTGATGCCCAGCTGTACGTCTCTAGCCTGTCTGCAGCCCCTGACATGAAGCTGGTCTGCGCCGTAGTTTTTATCATTTGCCTACATGGCCTACAGGGGGCAGAGGGCAGGCGCGATGACGGGACGGGGGCACCAGCAGGCAGGAAAGGCAAAAGCAAGACCGCACCCACTTCGGGTGAGCTGGTGACCAAAGACATGCACACGTGCACCTGGGAGATCGACGGCGAGGGCGAGGATACCCTCCTAATTCTCCTCAGCTGCAACCATGACGGTGAGGTCTACCGGTGCCGGTACGCCGGCCGGCCAAGCCTGTGCCAAGAATACGGCGCCTCGCCACGCCGGTACTGGTCGCAGGTGGTGAGCAGGATCAGGAGGAAGACCCACGCCTGCCGAGGGGAGAAGGTCCTGAGGTCGCGAAGCTGTAAAACAGCCCCGACAGAGTCTCACATGAAGCTGCTCGCCGGCCACAAGGGGGAGGGTGGCGCAGGCAAGAGGGGAGGGGCAGGAGGCAGACAGAAGCGCAAGTCGGCCAAGGATCAGGCGGGGCCTCCAGAGGAACAGAGGGATGCTTTTGGGGAAGCGAACGACAGCGATAGCGTATCGAACACGGAACCAGCAGAAAATTACTGCGCCGAGGGCTGGCTGACCGTCTGCTCCTTCTTTGTCCGATTCTTTGATGGCTAAATTAGCTGAGTAGCACTTTTCAGCAAATGTGTACCCGTCTCCAATCCCCGTGCTGAATTCATATGGGTTTCgatcatgggcgtaaatttcatttaacagtagggggggacaatagatataaaatttctcatgagcaatttttgaaggggacacaaataatacagtcaaattgtacttatgaagatatgtccccacaatgaaaaactttgcttctatcattatcattgtagcatggagactgcctcattatggttattttcaaaaggttttctcaggttcaatgacaaagcagatttttcttcaaaactatttattgcattgtttatgttgtttacagtcaagccatcaacatacaataaaatttaaacaggactttaaatgcataatagaaattgattatacaaaaaaatacagtggggtcagttcagacgtagcacagtgctcatttagtaaatgcacagctaaacaatatgctaattgtggccgttaatgttaagttaacattatgccaagtcgtcacaaataaaacaatgcatgggaaacggctttggcgtgttagttgcaatgcactatgcaacaagctattgtaaacaagctaacgttaactagataagtaatattttaatcgctaatatagcagattcatggaaaattacatcggtaatcagcatttttgccgcaactaatttatgaatgagtctgcatcaactacattaaagagaatcgctttatttaaagtgaataaaataccctacttactggagttcaacattaattgagccacaCACCTGACTCGTGCGTGTAGCTGAggtgaactgggaaagcaggcagttggccaaaccaatgtgaggaaggggagggggaacttaactgtttctaaatgcattttttgcgtttgtttttttttctacttacagaattattttagatatacatacatatatttttcacaatagatagtgcgatttttttttatatatatatttttttttggggggacaaccctcggatagggggggacatgtcccctccgtcccccccgggatttacgcccatggttTCGATGCAtcataaagggaaaaaaacacacagtagCTTTTCcgatatttgattttttttgcaattttatatGAACTGCTTGGTAAGAAAAGACATTATGAACATCAGCACCATAAAGCATAAATAATGGTACGATGCATATGTAAAGCAGTGTTATCTGACACTTATGCTGTAATAGCTATATcgattatttgtttttatatcacttttaCGGCTGAGaatatcaataaaataaatagatatCATTAAAGGCCAATTAGTTGAATTCTAAAAAAGTATTTGCAAGGTTCGATTGCTGTTATTATTCTTAAAAGTATTTACCTTTTTAAAGAACACTGTGTTCCTTTTCAGCCGGTTTTAAAAAGACTTGAGATTAATTATGCTGATACAGTTGGTGGTCTGTTTGTATTATGGTTtcaataaatattatatttaaattgtaCAAATTGTATTtagaatttaaaataaaatagcataaatgtgtaataataataaaaacgtAAATGTCGCTATGAAATGATACGCAATGATTctcaaaataatatattcatCCATTTCATATATGTTCGGGTATGCAAATGAAAGCGCAATTTAACCCACAGTGGGATAAGTGGAGGTTTTGCTTTATAGAGTATGTaccaaaatgtaaaataaataagaaaaagctcgTGCCTCTTATTGAAGATTAAAATTTATGCAGGTGGTAGCAACGCCGGTTCCTACGCCCCTGGATGGTGGGTGGGCAGCATAGATAGGTGGAGTCCATGCATGGACCTGCCGAAGGACAGTGGGACAGATGGTGGTCGCTTGATTATCGCTCGTTAGGGACTGAGGGAAAATGTGGGCAGTAGAGTAACAGCTGACGAATAATCAGCCGCCGCGAATTTTGCGGGACCcacatttggaaaaaaataaccaACATTCTTAGTCCACATAAAATACCtcggtttttatttttaaaattactcAGCACTGAATGGTTACTTGTTGACTCGATACAACATTTTACGTAACCCTGTATTTACTACAGAAATCAGATAGCACGATGTTATTGTTTCAACGTtgaattataattataaatgcgttgaattatggtcagtgttaaattatcaGCGTTTTTGGTCAGTTtttcaatatttaaataaattgatGGTGACAAaaccttgattcaatgttgatatAAAGTGAAAGATTGAAGATCAACGTTGTTTACACCTGATAtggaatcaatgtcatttcaGCATATGTGTATCTGGGAAAACAAGATTAATTAATCGGAAAATCGCGGTGCAtagaaaaaaagacattttggcAACATGAAATTTCGAGACCAAACGCTGCACACATTGTAACTGCAATGATACTTTAGTTAAATAGCTTTTGTTCCATGATAGTTACCCACACACTAAAAGCTTGGGAATAGCtaacaaagcccccccccccttccccagagACGCTGCAGATGTCAACCGTGCCTTCCTGGGAAGACTGGAATCCTCTGTGGATATTGTCATGTTAATCATCTCGCTCAAGGCAAACACAATATATTGTAGCGCTTGAGTACAATAAACTGTGGATACAAAGAAATTATCCAACTTGATATGTAAAGAGCCTGAAAACTTCTTCTAAgggtaatttttttccatttcctttcAGATTCTACTTAATTAAAGTAATAACTAATTCGTCGTGCACTTCACTATGGTCGTGATGATTACTGAAACGAACTGTGCAAACCTGTGTTCGGCCAAGCTTAAACATTACAGGCCACTGGACTTCTTAGGCGAACAGAATGGAGGAAATATTctgcaaaatgcatttaaagTTCATGAAGACAGGTATACATCTGATGGAATTTCTGACTACGCAGATGTGAACATAACTAgcataggagagagtttgatattccGGGGAGGCAGACACACAAAATAAGAATTTAAAGCTTTTTGGAGGTCTGAATGCagccaaataaaacaaaaaagggggggggggatacagcaCCGTCATTCCTGGTTTCTACGCCCCTGCATGGTGAACACAATACCCCGCAATTCTTTAACAAGCCTACATAAAGTCCAAGTGGAATTACAGAAAAAGA
Protein-coding sequences here:
- the fgfbp3 gene encoding fibroblast growth factor-binding protein 2, whose translation is MAESPAPRLAQSGRDATVYTGAEGRRDDGTGAPAGRKGKSKTAPTSGELVTKDMHTCTWEIDGEGEDTLLILLSCNHDGEVYRCRYAGRPSLCQEYGASPRRYWSQVVSRIRRKTHACRGEKVLRSRSCKTAPTESHMKLLAGHKGEGGAGKRGGAGGRQKRKSAKDQAGPPEEQRDAFGEANDSDSVSNTEPAENYCAEGWLTVCSFFVRFFDG